In Selenomonas dianae, a genomic segment contains:
- a CDS encoding insulinase family protein: MKIDDIIHGFRLVRSEEIAEADGRGHTFVHEKTGARLFFLETTDDNKVFSISFRTPPVDDTGVAHIVEHSVLCGSRKYPLKEPFVELVKGSLNTFLNAMTFPDKTMYPVASRNARDFQNLMDVYLDAVFYPSMRTNPQVLMQEGWHYELDDVDAPLRYSGVVYNEMKGALSAPDDLLGSRIMAALYPDTTYGCESGGDPDAIPSLTQEMFLDFHARYYHPSNSYIYLYGDMDIEEKLAYLDRAYLSHFERIPVPSRIDRQQAFAGQVKAAHFYPVGTEEPLEENSFLSLNWVIGDTSDQRRVMALQILDHALLRMQGAPLRQALIDAGLGRDVDSNYESDILQPLFSIIVSKSETARADEFVRIVKDTLRKLADGGLDHTLVQASLNTLEFRLRESDFGSSPKGLIYGIRMMKTWLYDGAPADYLRYEDVLAELKDGLGKGYFEQVIRTSFLENPHEALVTLAPSRTLGQERAAAQEKMLAEKKAAMSTAEIAKVLDSCAALKAAQEEADSEDALASIPILARSDIRADAERLPLAVRDCAGTQVLYSDLETNGIVYLNFYFPMAAVAQADLPYAYLLAEMFGAVDTARHSYAELAMLRSLYTGGFGADIVAYTRAGEPDSLLPRFKLRAKVLRENLPRLFDLLAEIMTESDFSGAKRVRELIDEEKTGMELSLQRAANQVVAARIAAYLTPSGRYAEVGGLPFHDFLRTFKEDFAARHAEMQEAFARILPQIFNANALMVSVTAPAADYDEVAAQLTAFRQKLSSETFPAASYTWEIAARNEGLMTQSRVQYVAKGANFIKLGYEYTGVLRVLETLLRYDYFWTRIRVQGGAYGAMTQFNRNGFMIFSSYRDPNLAETLTVLDETADYVRSFDVSDREMDKFIIGTMSSVDAPLTPQMKGDIAATFYLRGITWEDRRKARAEILTARQEDVRALAPMIEAAMRENVRCVLGGEEKIRANEALFGAIRPALRT; the protein is encoded by the coding sequence CTCAAGGAGCCGTTCGTGGAGCTTGTGAAGGGCTCGCTCAATACGTTCCTCAACGCGATGACGTTCCCAGACAAGACGATGTACCCTGTGGCAAGCCGCAACGCACGCGATTTTCAAAATCTGATGGACGTGTACCTCGACGCAGTGTTCTATCCATCCATGCGCACGAACCCGCAGGTGCTCATGCAGGAGGGGTGGCACTACGAACTTGACGATGTGGATGCTCCGCTCCGTTACAGTGGCGTGGTCTACAACGAGATGAAGGGTGCACTCTCGGCGCCCGATGATCTCCTTGGCAGCCGCATCATGGCGGCGCTCTACCCCGATACGACGTATGGCTGCGAGTCGGGCGGCGATCCCGACGCGATTCCTTCACTTACACAGGAGATGTTTCTCGATTTCCATGCACGGTACTACCATCCGTCGAACAGCTATATCTATCTGTACGGGGATATGGACATCGAGGAAAAACTTGCGTACCTCGATCGTGCGTACCTCTCGCATTTCGAGCGGATTCCCGTGCCCTCGCGCATCGACCGTCAACAGGCGTTCGCGGGGCAGGTCAAGGCGGCACATTTCTACCCCGTCGGGACGGAGGAGCCGCTGGAGGAGAACAGCTTCCTCTCGCTGAACTGGGTCATCGGTGACACGTCCGACCAGAGGCGCGTGATGGCGCTCCAGATTCTCGATCATGCGCTTCTCAGGATGCAGGGCGCACCGCTGCGTCAGGCACTCATCGACGCAGGGCTGGGGCGTGACGTGGACTCGAACTATGAGAGTGACATCCTGCAGCCGCTGTTCAGCATCATCGTGAGCAAGTCGGAGACGGCGCGTGCGGATGAATTCGTGCGGATCGTCAAGGACACGCTGCGAAAACTCGCGGACGGGGGACTGGATCACACGCTTGTACAGGCATCGCTCAATACGCTTGAGTTCCGTCTGCGCGAGTCGGACTTTGGCTCCTCGCCAAAGGGGCTCATCTACGGCATCCGCATGATGAAGACGTGGCTCTACGATGGCGCACCCGCCGACTATCTGCGCTATGAGGATGTGCTCGCGGAGCTGAAGGATGGTCTGGGAAAGGGCTACTTCGAGCAGGTGATCCGCACATCCTTCCTTGAGAATCCGCATGAGGCTCTCGTGACGCTCGCGCCGAGCCGGACGCTCGGACAGGAGCGTGCGGCGGCGCAGGAAAAGATGCTCGCGGAGAAAAAGGCGGCGATGAGCACCGCTGAGATCGCGAAGGTACTCGATTCCTGCGCGGCACTGAAGGCGGCGCAGGAGGAGGCGGACTCGGAGGATGCGCTTGCGTCGATTCCGATTCTTGCACGCTCGGACATCCGTGCGGATGCGGAGCGTCTGCCGCTTGCGGTGCGTGACTGCGCGGGGACGCAGGTTCTGTACTCCGATCTTGAGACGAACGGCATTGTCTATCTGAATTTTTACTTCCCAATGGCGGCGGTCGCACAGGCGGATCTGCCGTATGCGTATCTTCTCGCCGAGATGTTCGGCGCGGTCGATACCGCACGGCACAGCTATGCGGAGCTTGCGATGCTGCGCAGTCTTTACACGGGCGGCTTCGGCGCGGACATTGTCGCCTATACGCGTGCGGGTGAGCCGGACTCCCTGCTCCCTCGCTTCAAGCTGCGTGCGAAGGTGCTGCGTGAGAATCTGCCGCGTCTTTTCGATCTCCTTGCGGAGATTATGACGGAGAGCGATTTTTCGGGCGCAAAGCGTGTGCGGGAGCTGATCGACGAGGAAAAGACGGGCATGGAGCTCTCGCTCCAACGCGCGGCAAATCAGGTGGTCGCCGCGCGCATCGCGGCGTATCTGACCCCTTCGGGACGCTATGCGGAGGTGGGCGGGCTGCCGTTCCACGACTTCCTGCGCACGTTCAAGGAGGACTTTGCGGCGCGTCATGCGGAGATGCAGGAGGCGTTTGCACGTATTTTGCCGCAGATTTTCAATGCAAACGCTCTGATGGTGAGCGTTACCGCACCTGCTGCGGATTACGATGAAGTAGCGGCACAGCTTACAGCGTTCCGGCAGAAGCTCTCGTCCGAAACCTTCCCCGCTGCGTCGTATACATGGGAGATTGCCGCGCGAAATGAGGGGCTTATGACGCAGAGCCGCGTGCAGTATGTGGCGAAGGGCGCGAACTTTATCAAGCTGGGGTACGAATACACGGGCGTTCTGCGTGTGCTTGAAACGCTGCTCCGCTATGACTATTTCTGGACGCGCATCCGCGTGCAGGGGGGCGCATACGGTGCGATGACGCAGTTCAACCGCAACGGCTTCATGATCTTTTCCTCCTACCGCGACCCGAACCTCGCGGAGACGCTTACGGTGCTCGATGAAACGGCGGACTATGTGCGCTCGTTCGATGTGTCCGACCGTGAGATGGACAAGTTCATCATCGGGACAATGAGCAGTGTGGATGCGCCGCTGACCCCGCAGATGAAGGGCGATATTGCGGCGACGTTCTACCTGCGCGGCATCACATGGGAGGATCGCCGGAAGGCACGCGCGGAGATTCTCACGGCACGTCAGGAGGATGTACGTGCGCTTGCGCCGATGATTGAGGCGGCAATGCGTGAAAATGTGCGCTGCGTGCTCGGCGGCGAGGAGAAGATTCGCGCGAATGAGGCACTTTTCGGCGCAATTCGCCCCGCGCTGCGAACGTGA
- the dapA gene encoding 4-hydroxy-tetrahydrodipicolinate synthase — protein MKKTIFRGAGVAIITPFTETGVNYPELGRIIEDQIAGGTDAIIITGTTGESATMSDAEHREAIRFAVAQVKGRIPVVAGTGSNETAYAVELSKYAEKVGADALLLVTPYYNKCTQNGLIAHYTKIADSVNIPAILYNVPSRTGVSIKTETYAVLAKHPRIAAVKEASGDLSAILRLRSAVGDELAVYSGNDDQIVPILSIGGLGVISVLSNVAPQATHDICRHYFDGNTAEAARLQIAYADLIAALFCEVNPIPVKTAMRRLGYATGPLRMPLSEMEPAHAAQLDAALRAHGLLK, from the coding sequence ATGAAAAAGACAATTTTCCGTGGTGCCGGCGTCGCCATTATCACGCCGTTTACGGAAACAGGCGTAAATTATCCCGAACTCGGACGGATCATCGAGGATCAGATTGCGGGCGGCACGGATGCCATCATCATTACGGGTACGACGGGCGAGTCCGCGACGATGTCGGACGCGGAGCACCGTGAGGCAATCCGCTTTGCCGTGGCACAGGTGAAGGGGCGCATTCCCGTCGTGGCGGGAACCGGTTCGAACGAAACCGCCTACGCGGTTGAGCTGTCGAAGTATGCGGAGAAGGTCGGAGCAGATGCGCTCCTCCTCGTGACCCCGTATTACAACAAGTGCACGCAGAACGGGCTCATCGCGCACTATACGAAGATCGCGGACAGCGTGAACATTCCTGCGATTCTCTACAATGTGCCTTCGCGGACGGGGGTGAGCATCAAGACGGAGACGTATGCGGTTCTCGCCAAGCATCCGCGCATTGCTGCGGTCAAGGAGGCGAGCGGCGATCTTTCGGCGATCCTGCGTCTGCGGTCGGCGGTCGGCGACGAGCTCGCGGTTTACTCCGGAAACGATGATCAGATCGTCCCCATTCTCTCGATCGGCGGTCTTGGCGTGATCTCCGTGCTCTCGAATGTTGCGCCGCAGGCGACGCACGATATATGTCGGCACTATTTTGACGGCAATACGGCGGAGGCTGCGCGTCTCCAGATCGCATATGCCGATCTCATCGCGGCGCTCTTTTGTGAGGTCAACCCGATTCCCGTCAAGACGGCGATGCGCCGTCTCGGCTATGCTACGGGTCCCCTGCGTATGCCTCTCTCGGAGATGGAGCCAGCTCATGCGGCGCAGCTCGATGCGGCTCTCAGAGCTCATGGCTTGTTGAAGTAA
- the folE gene encoding GTP cyclohydrolase I — protein MREFLTAVGVDLAAQGMEETPARAAALYAELFAGLHTDTEDLWADVLTEKTDGLIAVRAISFHSVCEHHLLPFFGTAHIVYRPHAGRVAGFGVFARLVARMAQRPQLQERLTEDIAREIEQGLGAEGVLVVLDARQLCMTMRGARAYGTHTTTSASRGIFRSDKTMELQAWQMLGERNNGEENISLP, from the coding sequence ATGCGCGAATTTCTCACGGCGGTCGGTGTTGATCTCGCGGCGCAGGGAATGGAGGAAACCCCTGCGCGTGCGGCTGCGCTCTATGCAGAGCTCTTTGCGGGACTGCACACGGATACGGAGGATCTCTGGGCGGATGTGCTGACGGAGAAGACGGACGGGCTCATCGCCGTTCGTGCCATTTCCTTTCACTCTGTCTGTGAGCATCATCTGCTTCCGTTCTTCGGGACGGCACATATCGTCTATCGTCCGCACGCGGGGCGCGTGGCGGGCTTTGGCGTTTTTGCGCGGCTCGTTGCGCGTATGGCACAGCGTCCGCAGCTGCAGGAGCGGCTGACGGAGGACATTGCGCGGGAGATCGAGCAGGGGCTCGGGGCGGAGGGCGTACTCGTTGTGCTCGACGCGCGGCAACTCTGCATGACGATGCGCGGCGCACGAGCGTATGGGACGCATACGACGACCTCGGCGAGCAGGGGGATATTTCGTTCGGACAAAACGATGGAATTGCAGGCGTGGCAGATGCTTGGAGAGAGGAACAATGGCGAAGAGAATATATCGCTTCCCTGA
- the folP gene encoding dihydropteroate synthase, which translates to MAKRIYRFPDGKELTLGRRTLVMGILNVTPDSFSDGGKWNTRDDALRHMDEMVRDGADIIDIGAESSRPGFVPMSAAEEMERLLPFLTEILKECPVPVSVDTFKAQTARAALRAGAHILNDIWGLQYAEEQGAMARVAAEADVPVVVMHNQHGTVYSGDIIAEMRAFFARSFATADAAGLARTNLILDPGIGFGKTAEQNMHVLRRMDELISYEGEAYPMLLGASRKSFIGAALDLPVTKRMEATGAVCVMGIERGASIVRVHDVKPIVRMCRMTDAILGA; encoded by the coding sequence ATGGCGAAGAGAATATATCGCTTCCCTGACGGCAAGGAACTGACGCTCGGCAGACGTACGCTTGTCATGGGGATTCTGAATGTGACGCCGGACTCGTTTTCGGACGGGGGCAAATGGAATACGCGTGACGATGCCCTGCGGCATATGGATGAGATGGTGCGGGATGGTGCGGACATCATCGACATCGGTGCGGAGTCGAGCCGTCCCGGCTTTGTGCCGATGAGCGCGGCAGAGGAAATGGAGCGGCTTCTGCCGTTTCTCACGGAGATTTTGAAGGAATGTCCCGTTCCTGTTTCTGTGGATACATTCAAGGCCCAGACGGCGCGTGCGGCACTTCGGGCGGGCGCACATATCCTGAACGATATTTGGGGACTGCAATACGCAGAGGAGCAGGGAGCGATGGCGCGTGTCGCCGCAGAGGCGGATGTGCCTGTCGTCGTCATGCACAATCAGCACGGGACGGTATACAGCGGGGACATCATTGCGGAAATGCGTGCGTTCTTTGCGCGCTCGTTTGCAACGGCAGATGCGGCGGGGCTTGCGCGTACGAACCTCATCCTCGATCCCGGCATCGGCTTCGGCAAGACGGCGGAGCAGAATATGCACGTTCTCAGGCGCATGGATGAACTCATTTCCTACGAGGGGGAGGCGTATCCGATGCTCCTCGGAGCGAGCCGCAAGAGTTTTATCGGGGCGGCACTTGATCTGCCCGTCACGAAGCGCATGGAGGCGACGGGGGCGGTGTGCGTCATGGGCATTGAGCGCGGTGCGTCGATTGTGCGTGTGCATGATGTGAAGCCGATTGTGCGGATGTGCCGCATGACGGACGCGATTTTGGGAGCGTAG
- the folB gene encoding dihydroneopterin aldolase: MDRIFLRGMRFMACHGVLPHEREVPQLFEVDVELGLSLRAAGESDDLDDTVNYAKVYDVVSTVLTVTRKYLIEAIAEEIADDLLRDFDVLRLVRVTVHKPAAPIDGIFSDVGVSILRRRKDLIC, from the coding sequence ATGGATCGAATTTTTCTGCGCGGGATGCGCTTTATGGCGTGTCACGGTGTACTGCCGCATGAGCGGGAAGTGCCGCAGCTCTTTGAGGTGGATGTGGAACTCGGACTTTCTCTGCGTGCGGCGGGGGAGAGCGACGATCTTGACGATACGGTGAACTATGCCAAGGTCTATGATGTTGTGTCCACAGTTTTGACGGTCACCCGAAAATATCTCATTGAGGCGATTGCGGAGGAGATAGCGGACGATCTTCTGCGGGATTTCGATGTGCTTCGCCTCGTGCGTGTTACTGTACACAAGCCGGCCGCACCCATCGACGGTATCTTCTCGGATGTCGGTGTCTCCATCCTGCGCCGTCGGAAAGATCTCATATGCTGA
- the folK gene encoding 2-amino-4-hydroxy-6-hydroxymethyldihydropteridine diphosphokinase: MLTAYIGLGANLGARGETMRAALRRMAELPPVRMGQVSHFYETPPWGKTDQPPFLNAAAQISFDGTPHELLGALQRIEQELGRVRHEHWGARTIDLDILHIEGVAYAGGELTLPHLYLTARAFVLVPLAEIAPDLMVNGKSIAAWLVAVDTAGIARAPELSAPYPFELIAACDEAGGIGRNGQLLTHCAEDMAHFRRTTMGGILVMGRRTMESLPERRPLAGRENIVLSRTMERGDDFPIVHDLAELWALLGVLTQDAPRPIFVIGGAACYRLLLPYVHRAYITRLSGTYAADVFLPPLDGLARTELRRGEDCIFEIYERVQHGKGNF, translated from the coding sequence ATGCTGACGGCGTATATCGGTCTTGGGGCGAATCTCGGCGCACGCGGGGAGACGATGCGTGCGGCTCTGCGGCGGATGGCGGAACTTCCGCCGGTGCGCATGGGGCAGGTGTCGCATTTCTACGAAACGCCGCCGTGGGGAAAGACCGATCAGCCGCCCTTCCTCAATGCGGCGGCGCAGATTTCGTTTGACGGAACGCCGCACGAACTGCTCGGCGCACTCCAACGCATTGAGCAGGAACTCGGACGCGTGCGTCACGAGCACTGGGGCGCACGGACGATTGACCTCGACATTCTGCATATCGAGGGGGTGGCGTATGCGGGTGGGGAGCTGACCCTGCCGCATCTCTATCTCACGGCGCGTGCGTTTGTGCTCGTGCCGCTTGCGGAGATTGCGCCTGATCTGATGGTGAACGGTAAGAGCATTGCGGCGTGGCTTGTTGCAGTCGATACGGCGGGCATTGCGCGTGCCCCCGAGCTCTCCGCACCGTACCCGTTCGAACTCATTGCCGCCTGTGACGAGGCGGGGGGGATTGGGCGAAACGGGCAGCTGCTCACGCACTGCGCTGAGGATATGGCACATTTCCGCCGCACGACGATGGGCGGGATTCTCGTCATGGGGCGGCGCACGATGGAGAGTCTGCCCGAGCGCCGCCCGCTCGCGGGGCGTGAGAACATCGTGCTCTCGCGGACGATGGAGCGCGGGGATGACTTTCCTATTGTGCATGACCTTGCGGAGCTGTGGGCTCTGCTCGGCGTGCTGACGCAGGATGCACCACGCCCCATCTTTGTCATCGGCGGTGCGGCGTGCTATCGTCTCCTTCTGCCCTATGTTCATCGCGCCTACATAACGCGGCTTTCAGGCACATATGCGGCGGATGTATTTCTGCCGCCGCTCGATGGCCTTGCTCGGACAGAGTTGCGGCGCGGAGAAGATTGTATTTTTGAAATTTACGAGAGAGTGCAGCATGGCAAAGGAAATTTTTAA
- a CDS encoding uracil-DNA glycosylase has product MAKEIFKNDWQELLADEMAQPYYRELRTFLIEEYRTKRIYPDMYSIFNALHYTSFADTKVVILGQDPYHGDGQAHGLSFSVQVGIDPPPSLLNIYKEMQDDLGIVPPAHGCLIPWARQGVLLLNTVLTVRAHAAASHAGHGWERFTDHIIQLLGARERPLAFILWGSPARKKRSLITNPRHLIVESPHPSPLSAHRGFFGSRPFSRVNDFLIAAGETPIAWQLPPAEEIEA; this is encoded by the coding sequence ATGGCAAAGGAAATTTTTAAGAACGACTGGCAGGAGCTCCTCGCGGACGAGATGGCACAGCCTTATTACCGCGAGCTGCGCACATTCCTCATCGAGGAGTATCGCACAAAACGCATCTATCCCGATATGTATTCGATCTTTAACGCATTGCACTACACGAGCTTTGCGGATACGAAGGTCGTCATTCTCGGACAGGATCCGTACCACGGCGACGGACAGGCGCACGGGCTCTCGTTCTCCGTGCAGGTCGGCATTGATCCGCCGCCGTCCCTGCTCAATATCTACAAGGAGATGCAGGACGATCTCGGCATCGTGCCGCCCGCACACGGCTGTCTGATCCCGTGGGCAAGGCAGGGCGTGCTCCTCCTCAATACGGTGCTGACCGTGCGTGCCCATGCGGCGGCATCCCATGCGGGGCACGGTTGGGAGCGGTTCACCGACCACATCATTCAGCTGCTCGGCGCACGTGAGCGTCCACTCGCCTTTATCCTCTGGGGAAGTCCCGCACGGAAGAAGCGCAGCCTTATCACGAATCCGCGCCATCTCATTGTCGAGTCGCCGCACCCGAGCCCGCTCTCGGCACATCGCGGCTTCTTCGGCAGCCGTCCTTTCTCGCGCGTCAATGATTTTCTCATCGCGGCGGGCGAGACTCCGATTGCGTGGCAGCTGCCGCCGGCAGAGGAGATAGAGGCGTGA
- the msrB gene encoding peptide-methionine (R)-S-oxide reductase MsrB — protein MKISFLRNICALGLIACLGGCGAPAVSSAEMPHEIVQKNSPVDGQKEIYLAGGCFWGTELYIDLVYGVVSAESGYANGATSHPSYREVCSGSGHAETVHVVYDPRKVSLDQILTVFYDSIDPTAVDRQGNDIGRQYRSGIYYVPHTDGGESDDVRVIQASLDALQKHIGKPVAIEVEPIVNFYRAEEAHQEYLVKHPNGYCHISPALIAKMREKRAAAENAARAEEGAVQRTYEKPSDAELKERLTGIQYAVTQQKATEPAFRNEYDHEFREGIYCDITTGEPLFISTDKYDSGCGWPAFSRPIDRALIAEHEDRSYGMVRTEVTAAGSGAHLGHVFDDGPAATGGLRYCINSASLRFVPKEDMEREGYGEYLYLLEK, from the coding sequence ATGAAAATTTCATTCCTGCGTAATATCTGTGCGCTTGGCCTAATTGCCTGTCTCGGCGGCTGCGGTGCGCCCGCTGTGAGTTCGGCGGAGATGCCGCATGAAATCGTGCAGAAGAACAGTCCGGTGGACGGTCAGAAGGAAATCTATCTCGCGGGCGGCTGTTTCTGGGGGACGGAGCTGTATATTGACCTCGTGTACGGTGTCGTCTCGGCGGAGAGCGGCTATGCAAACGGGGCGACATCACATCCCTCCTATCGCGAGGTGTGCAGCGGGAGCGGCCATGCGGAGACCGTTCATGTCGTCTATGATCCGCGCAAGGTCAGCCTTGATCAGATCCTTACGGTGTTTTACGACTCCATCGACCCGACGGCGGTGGATCGGCAGGGCAACGACATCGGTCGGCAGTACCGCTCGGGCATCTACTATGTGCCGCATACAGACGGCGGTGAGAGCGATGATGTGCGCGTGATCCAAGCATCCCTCGACGCCCTGCAAAAGCACATCGGCAAGCCCGTCGCGATTGAGGTGGAACCGATTGTGAACTTCTACCGTGCGGAGGAAGCGCATCAGGAATATCTTGTCAAGCACCCGAACGGCTACTGTCATATCTCACCCGCGCTCATTGCAAAGATGCGGGAAAAACGCGCCGCCGCAGAAAATGCTGCGAGAGCGGAGGAGGGGGCGGTGCAGCGCACCTATGAAAAGCCTTCGGATGCCGAACTCAAAGAACGGTTGACGGGGATTCAGTACGCCGTCACGCAGCAAAAGGCGACCGAACCCGCCTTCCGAAACGAATACGATCACGAATTCCGCGAAGGAATTTACTGTGACATCACGACGGGCGAGCCGCTCTTTATCTCTACAGACAAATACGATTCCGGCTGTGGCTGGCCCGCATTCTCGCGCCCGATTGACCGTGCGCTCATCGCCGAGCATGAGGATCGCTCCTATGGGATGGTGCGTACCGAGGTAACGGCGGCGGGCAGCGGCGCACATCTGGGGCACGTCTTTGATGATGGTCCTGCGGCAACGGGGGGACTGCGCTACTGCATCAACAGCGCCTCCCTGCGCTTTGTTCCGAAGGAGGATATGGAACGCGAAGGATACGGGGAGTATCTCTATCTGCTGGAGAAATAA
- a CDS encoding radical SAM/SPASM domain-containing protein yields the protein MPLRMLVLSLTGNCNLACRYCYASAQDPHMMTWETAHRAIDLAAAGGTPFILQFSGGEPLLAFPLLRRIADYICTNRIRARMDLQTNGTLLTEGMADFLHHADIGIGISLDGRPDVHDVYRCYPDGRGSSMDVITGIQCLGRRGIAVGLTCVVTAENVGRLSGLIEMAYYLGNVRRIGFDLLRTQGRGTAVRPAREEEMAQAMAEVFVRNEHLGRLHGYRIVIAQEEQGRGLAERSDSGFSHCYAMNGAGAHIDAAGRIYACSSFVGDARFLLGDVEHGIDVRRQEELAHEMQGAMAFCRACADFSACGGACYARRAGQEYSAASDAECALKRAAIKAAGV from the coding sequence ATGCCGCTGCGGATGTTGGTGCTGAGTCTCACGGGGAACTGTAACCTTGCGTGTCGCTACTGCTACGCATCCGCGCAGGATCCTCATATGATGACATGGGAGACGGCGCATCGTGCCATCGACCTTGCGGCGGCGGGCGGCACGCCCTTCATCCTTCAGTTCTCGGGCGGCGAGCCGCTGCTGGCATTTCCTCTGCTGCGTCGGATTGCGGACTATATCTGTACCAATCGGATACGGGCGCGGATGGATTTGCAGACCAATGGCACATTGCTGACCGAGGGGATGGCAGACTTTCTGCACCATGCGGACATCGGCATCGGTATCAGCCTCGACGGCAGACCCGATGTTCACGATGTGTACCGCTGCTACCCTGATGGGCGCGGCTCGTCGATGGATGTGATCACGGGAATCCAGTGCCTCGGTCGACGCGGCATCGCGGTCGGTCTGACGTGTGTTGTCACGGCGGAGAATGTCGGGAGGCTCTCAGGGCTCATCGAGATGGCATACTACCTCGGTAATGTGCGGCGTATCGGCTTTGACCTCCTGCGCACACAGGGGCGCGGCACCGCTGTTCGCCCTGCACGCGAGGAGGAGATGGCACAGGCGATGGCGGAGGTTTTTGTGCGGAACGAACACCTTGGACGGCTGCACGGATACCGCATCGTGATTGCACAGGAGGAGCAGGGGAGGGGGCTTGCCGAACGCTCGGACAGCGGATTTTCCCACTGTTACGCGATGAACGGGGCAGGAGCGCACATTGACGCTGCGGGGCGCATCTATGCGTGCTCCTCCTTTGTCGGCGATGCGCGCTTTCTGCTCGGCGATGTGGAGCACGGCATCGACGTTCGGCGGCAGGAGGAACTGGCGCATGAGATGCAGGGTGCCATGGCGTTTTGTCGGGCGTGTGCGGATTTTTCGGCCTGCGGCGGCGCGTGCTATGCACGCAGGGCGGGGCAGGAGTATTCTGCCGCATCCGATGCTGAGTGTGCGTTGAAACGTGCGGCGATAAAGGCAGCAGGTGTATAG
- a CDS encoding ATP-binding protein has translation MKKRVTYPFAAIVGQEEMKTALLLSIVMPSLGGVLIKGEKGTAKSTAVRAAAALLPDLDAVRGCACHCDPASPELYCDACRSKQQENALLPTEKIPMRVVELPVSATEDRVVGTLDMEMAIHCGRKEFEPGILAAANRNILYVDEINLLEDHIVDILLDSAAMGVNTVEREGISYAHPACFVLVGTMNPEEGDIRPQLLDRFALSVTVVGEREEKMRVEVIRRRIAYERDSEAFAELYAAEQEHLRTQILEARARVPHVTVPDAVLDYAAQISLTLGVDGHRADITLIKAGIAHAALAGRNTVTAEDLQRVSRLVLAHRMRRRPFEEGPVDWSAVDALLGESA, from the coding sequence ATGAAAAAGAGGGTGACATACCCCTTTGCTGCTATCGTTGGACAGGAGGAGATGAAGACGGCGCTTCTCCTCAGTATTGTGATGCCGTCACTCGGAGGTGTGCTCATCAAGGGGGAGAAGGGGACGGCGAAATCCACCGCCGTCCGCGCCGCCGCCGCACTCCTGCCGGATTTGGACGCAGTGCGCGGCTGTGCTTGTCACTGTGATCCTGCGTCTCCCGAACTCTACTGCGATGCCTGTCGCAGCAAGCAGCAGGAGAACGCTTTGCTTCCCACGGAGAAGATCCCCATGCGCGTGGTGGAGCTGCCCGTCAGCGCGACGGAGGATCGCGTCGTCGGGACACTTGACATGGAGATGGCGATTCACTGTGGGCGCAAGGAGTTTGAACCCGGTATCCTTGCAGCGGCGAACCGCAACATCCTCTATGTGGATGAGATCAATCTGCTGGAGGATCATATCGTTGATATTCTGCTCGACTCTGCGGCGATGGGGGTAAATACGGTCGAGCGCGAGGGGATCTCTTATGCGCATCCGGCGTGTTTTGTTCTCGTCGGGACGATGAATCCGGAGGAGGGGGACATCCGTCCGCAGCTTCTCGATCGCTTCGCGCTCTCTGTGACCGTTGTGGGTGAACGTGAGGAAAAGATGCGCGTCGAGGTCATCCGTCGGCGGATTGCCTACGAGCGCGACTCCGAAGCCTTTGCGGAACTGTATGCGGCAGAGCAGGAGCACCTGCGCACGCAGATTCTTGAGGCACGTGCACGTGTTCCCCATGTGACGGTGCCGGATGCCGTTCTTGACTACGCGGCGCAGATCTCGCTGACCCTCGGGGTTGACGGGCATCGTGCCGACATTACGCTCATCAAAGCGGGGATTGCGCACGCGGCACTTGCCGGGCGAAATACTGTCACGGCGGAGGATTTGCAGCGCGTGAGCCGGCTTGTTCTCGCGCACCGTATGCGCCGTCGTCCCTTTGAGGAGGGGCCGGTTGACTGGAGCGCGGTGGATGCGCTCTTGGGAGAAAGCGCATAA